Proteins co-encoded in one Arachis hypogaea cultivar Tifrunner chromosome 13, arahy.Tifrunner.gnm2.J5K5, whole genome shotgun sequence genomic window:
- the LOC112792003 gene encoding protein PLANT CADMIUM RESISTANCE 2 → MYQAEESKPVTGLPVSYNNASSGAAPYSSSVDSSAYYQPPPKPPQEWSTSLCDCFSDCGNCCITYWCPCVTFGRVAEIVDRGSTSCGASGALYALVCCLIGCGCLYSCFYRSKMRRQLNLKGSDCGDCMIHCCCEPCALCQEYRELEMQGFDMHIGWHGNVEQRSRGVAMTAPSAPPPQPPMSR, encoded by the exons ATGTATCAAGCAGAAGAATCAAAGCCTGTGACCGGTTTACCGGTGAGCTACAACAACGCTAGTAGCGGCGCCGCGCCATATTCTTCCTCCGTCGACAGCAGCGCCTACTACCAGCCGCCACCTAAACCTCCTCAAGAATGGTCCACCAGCCTCTGTGATTGTTTCTCCGACTGCGGCAATT GTTGCATAACGTACTGGTGTCCATGTGTGACCTTTGGCAGAGTTGCTGAGATCGTTGATAGAGGATCTACCT cATGCGGTGCGAGTGGGGCACTGTACGCGCTGGTGTGTTGCCTGATTGGATGCGGATGCTTGTACTCGTGCTTCTACAGATCGAAGATGAGGCGGCAGTTGAATCTGAAAGGAAGTGACTGCGGGGATTGCATGATCCATTGCTGCTGCGAGCCATGCGCCTTGTGCCAAGAATACCGTGAGCTTGAGATGCAAGGCTTTGACATGCACATTGGCTGGCATGGCAATGTCGAGCAGAGGAGCCGCGGTGTTGCCATGACTGCTCCTTCTGCTCCACCGCCTCAACCCCCCATGTCCCGTTGA
- the LOC112792006 gene encoding uncharacterized protein — protein sequence MENKSGDVDVPNSNTCRAIVLFQPNNADCKKKSSVHHSRVQVQCPNLMEENSTAQENPNLMEQNSTIHESPNLMAHNSIAHSYERGDSKDNLSTRVQLRRRKRKWSSLEEETLRTGVKPFGEGYWGNHSI from the exons ATGGAAAACAAGAGTGGGGATGTAGATGTACCCAACTCAAATACTTGCAGGGCTATCGTTCTTTTTCAACCTAACAATGCCGATTGTAAGAAGAAGTCTTCTGTTCATCATAGTAGAGTTCAAGTTCAATGTCCCAATTTAATGGAGGAGAATAGTACTGCTCAAGAAAATCCGAATTTGATGGAGCAGAATAGCACTATTCACGAAAGTCCCAATTTGATGGCGCATAACAGTATTGCTCATAGTTATGAG AGGGGTGATTCAAAAGATAACTTGTCCACTAGAGTGCAGttaagaaggaggaaaagaaaatggTCTTCATTGGAAGAGGAGACACTAAGAACCGGTGTAAAACC GTTTGGCGAAGGATACTGGGGCAACCATTCCATTTAA
- the LOC112792002 gene encoding protein PLANT CADMIUM RESISTANCE 2 — protein sequence MYPPPPPPPPPPPPLTTTTATTSDHTQAKAPPYDHNNAQQAPPPYYYYDQNAQPPPPPPPPYFDPCYHHHHHHHHAEPPPPPPMYYIPNPMLPLPIYTNSEKVEWSTGLFDCLSDIKNCLITCLCPCFTFGQIAEMIDRDASSCAISGALYAMILFFIGSPCLYSCIYRTRMRRQFLLKETICLDCIVHFFCEPCALCQEYRELQNRGFDMSLGWNGNLDRWNNQMASHQQQPPPVLNMTR from the exons ATGTATCCTCCACCACCGCCGCcgccgccaccgccaccgccgctaacaacaacaacagcaacaacatcaGATCATACACAAGCAAAAGCGCCACCATATGATCATAACAACGCGCAACAAGCTCCACCACCTTATTACTATTATGATCAGAATGCACAACCACCACCGCCGCCGCCGCCACCTTATTTCGATCCttgttatcatcatcatcatcatcatcatcatgcagagccaccaccaccaccaccaatgtACTACATCCCCAATCCAATGTTGCCGCTCCCAATTTATACTAATTCCGAAAAGGTGGAATGGTCCACAGGCCTTTTTGATTGCTTGTCTGACATCAAAAACT GTTTGATAACGTGCTTGTGTCCCTGCTTCACGTTTGGTCAAATTGCAGAGATGATTGACAGGGACGCATCTT CGTGTGCAATAAGCGGGGCACTGTATGCGATGATATTGTTTTTCATTGGAAGCCCATGCCTATACTCATGCATCTACAGAACAAGGATGAGAAGGCAGTTTCTTTTGAAGGAGACTATTTGCTTGGATTGCATCGTTCATTTCTTCTGTGAGCCATGCGCTCTCTGCCAAGAATATCGCGAGCTTCAGAACCGTGGATTTGACATGTCTCTTGGTTGGAACGGCAATCTTGACCGTTGGAACAACCAGATGGCTTCAcaccaacaacaaccaccacctGTTCTAAACATGACCCGTTAA
- the LOC112792005 gene encoding dynein light chain 1, cytoplasmic — protein sequence MEGAEVELEKRSLFLKSLIQKKKCIEQQEQHDHLHKNNVRVRASDMPLSLQNLAFRCARHHLDSMPSNKLDSKRLALALKKEFDSSYGPAWHCIVGTSFGSYVTHSVGGFLYFSIDKVYILLFKTAVEPLDR from the exons ATGGAAGGAGCAGAGGTGGAGCTAGAGAAAAGAAGCTTGTTCCTGAAAAGCTTGATACAGAAGAAGAAATGCATAGAGCAACAAGAGCAGCATGACCATCTCCACAAAAACAATGTTAGAGTCAGAGCTTCTGATATGCCTCTCTCTTTGCAGAACCTTGCCTTTCGTTGTGCCCGCCATCACCTTGATTCCATGCCTTCCAACAAGCTTGACAGCAAACGTTTGGCTCTTGCCCTCAAGAAG GAGTTTGATTCTTCATATGGACCCGCTTGGCACTGCATTGTGGGAACTAGCTTTGGGTCCTATGTGACTCACTCTGTTGGTGGTTTCTTGTATTTTTCCATTGACAAGGTTTATATCCTTCTGTTCAAGACAGCTGTTGAACCATTGGACCGTTGA
- the LOC112792001 gene encoding F-box protein SKIP28: MDQESSPHEAMFLVLGYLPVYELLLMSQVCRSLRDALNNDVLPWLNILVQRPLSSRLSDHTLINITSKANGGLKTLSLINCIHITNHGLQTLVRQNPHITKLHIPGCSSITPDGVVAAVTTLCHGSNCLRTLRINGIYNLNREHLRTLASCLNNNLQLEQQPPLLYHERHRERERIIDLEACPKCYEAREVYDCPKRECECRACSFCIPRCENCGGCIASEQVEEAACSDILCLNCWLHEHPKCSFCNKPYCRQHTSWWPNSSDSTFVCRVCQENSSGYTYMDDFM; this comes from the exons ATGGATCAAGAGTCTTCTCCTCACGAGGCCATGTTTCTGGTGTTAGGTTACCTTCCAGTCTACGAGCTTTTATTGATGTCTCAAGTTTGCAGGTCACTGAGAGATGCACTGAACAACGATGTGCTGCCATGGCTAAACATCCTTGTTCAAAGGCCTCTCAGTTCTCGACTCTCTGATCACACTCTCATCAACATCACCTCCAAGGCCAACGGTGGCCTCAAAACACTCTCTCTCATCAACTGCATCCACATCACGAACCACGGCCTTCAAACCCTCGTTCGTCAAAATCCTCACATAACAAAG CTGCACATACCAGGATGCAGCAGCATAACCCCCGACGGAGTCGTAGCAGCCGTGACAACACTCTGCCATGGAAGCAATTGCTTAAGAACCTTGAGAATTAACGGCATCTATAACCTAAACAGGGAGCATCTACGCACGCTGGCTTCTTGCCTTAACAACAACCTTCAATTAGAGCAGCAACCTCCTCTCTTGTATCACGAACGCCACAGAGAAAGGGAGAGGATTATTGATTTGGAGGCATGTCCCAAGTGCTATGAGGCGAGGGAGGTTTATGACTGCCCGAAGAGAGAGTGCGagtgcagagcatgcagtttctGTATTCCAAGATGTGAAAACTGTGGTGGCTGCATTGCATCAGAACAAGTGGAAGAGGCTGCTTGTTCAGATATCTTGTGCCTTAATTGCTGGTTACATGAGCATCCCAAATGCAGTTTCTGTAACAAGCCATACTGTAGGCAACACACTTCATGGTGGCCCAATTCTTCTGACTCTACATTCGTTTGTAGAGTTTGCCAAGAAAATTCAAGTGGATATACCTACATGGATGACTTTATGTAA
- the LOC112792004 gene encoding uncharacterized protein, protein MSSKMSAPAAVEQPTEPPKSVKEKKPKLPKKQPKEAKTASHPPYFQMIKEALVALNEKGGSSPYAIAKYMEEKHKAVLPENFRKILALQLKNQTAKGNLLKIKASYKLSGAAKKDKKEISMKQQKPQQRPKRSASMAAKGGVKKTKKVSTPAKPKQPKSLKSPAKRARKGTAAA, encoded by the exons ATGTCATCGAAAATGTCTGCACCCGCCGCCGTTGAACAGCCGACGGAGCCGCCGAAGTCAGTCAAGGAGAAAAAGCCCAAGCTTCCCAAGAAGCAGCCCAAAGAGGCCAAAACCGCTTCTCACCCTCCATATTTTCAG ATGATTAAGGAGGCGTTGGTGGCTCTGAACGAGAAAGGCGGTTCGAGCCCTTACGCGATAGCTAAGTACATGGAGGAGAAGCACAAGGCGGTGCTGCCCGAGAATTTCAGGAAGATTCTTGCGTTGCAGCTCAAGAACCAAACCGCCAAAGGGAACCTCCTTAAGATCAAGGCCTCCTACAAGCTCTCCGGTGCCGCCAAGAAGGACAAGAAGGAAATCTCGATGAAGCAGCAGAAACCGCAGCAGCGCCCCAAGCGGAGTGCCTCCATGGCGGCGAAGGGTGGTGTTAAGAAGACGAAGAAGGTGTCGACGCCGGCAAAGCCGAAGCAGCCAAAGTCGCTAAAGTCTCCGGCAAAGAGGGCCAGGAAGGGCACTGCAGCTGCCTGA
- the LOC112792000 gene encoding glucan endo-1,3-beta-glucosidase 3 → MALLLLLLLMHFLVLPLSVSAAGGGDAYIGVNIGTDVSEMPSPKEIVALLKAQGIQHVRLYDADQSLLLALANTGIRVAVSVPNDQLLGIGQSNATAAKWVSRNVIAHVPATNITSIAVGSEILTTLPNAAPLIVSALTFIHSALVAANLDQQIKVSTPHSSSIILDSFPPSQAFFNRTWNPVMVPLLKFLQSTGSYLMLNVYPYYDYQQSNGVIPLDYALFRPLPPNKEAVDPNTLLHYTNVFDAVVDAAYFAMSDLNFTNIPIVVTESGWPSKGDSSSEPDATVDNANTYNSNLIRHVLNNTGTPKHPGIAVSTYIYELYNEDLRTGPTSEKYWGLFYANGEPVYTLHLTGAGTIFANDTTNQTFCVTKSNADAKMLQAALDWACGPGKVDCSPLLQGQPCYEPDNVVSHATYAFNAYYQKMAKSPGTCDFKGVATITTTDPSHGSCIFPGSFGKKGSKINGTLLAPSNSTSSGCLSQYHYNGGSFTSSVILVALLLNVFVM, encoded by the exons ATGGCTCTGTTGCTGCTTCTTCTGCTGATGCACTTTCTTGTGCTCCCACTCTCTGTTTCTGCCGCAGGAGGAGGAG ATGCATATATTGGAGTAAACATTGGTACAGATGTCTCTGAAATGCCAAGTCCAAAAGAGATTGTTGCCCTTCTTAAAGCTCAAGGTATCCAACATGTTAGACTCTATGATGCTGACCAATCTTTGCTTCTTGCACTGGCCAACACAGGCATCCGTGTGGCCGTTTCTGTTCCGAATGACCAGCTACTCGGCATTGGCCAGTCCAATGCAACTGCAGCAAAATGGGTTTCGCGGAATGTAATAGCTCATGTCCCTGCTACCAACATAACTTCCATAGCTGTTGGTTCCGAGATTCTAACAACTCTCCCAAATGCAGCCCCGCTTATAGTCTCAGCCTTAACATTTATTCACTCTGCTCTGGTGGCTGCTAATCTTGATCAGCAGATAAAAGTGTCTACTCCACACTCCTCCTCTATCATCCTTGACTCTTTTCCACCTTCCCAAGCGTTTTTCAATCGGACTTGGAATCCGGTCATGGTTCCCTTGCTTAAGTTTCTGCAATCAACAGGTTCATATCTCATGCTCAATGTGTACCCGTATTATGATTACCAGCAATCCAATGGTGTGATCCCACTGGATTATGCATTATTCCGCCCCTTACCTCCAAATAAGGAAGCTGTTGATCCCAACACTCTCCTGCATTATACTAATGTATTCGATGCAGTGGTTGATGCTGCTTATTTTGCAATGTCTGATTTGAACTTCACCAATATCCCTATTGTGGTTACTGAATCGGGATGGCCCTCCAAAGGCGACTCATCATCTGAACCGGACGCAACTGTGGATAATGCCAACACTTACAATAGCAACTTGATCAGACATGTACTTAACAATACTGGGACTCCTAAACATCCTGGAATTGCAGTTAGTACATATATTTATGAGCTTTACAATGAAGACCTAAGAACGGGTCCAACCTCTGAAAAGTACTGGGGGCTGTTTTATGCTAATGGAGAACCGGTGTATACCTTACACTTGACTGGTGCCGGTACTATATTTGCAAATGATACAACAAATCAGACATTTTGTGTCACCAAGAGTAATGCTGATGCTAAGATGCTACAGGCGGCGCTCGACTGGGCTTGTGGACCAGGGAAAGTTGATTGTTCACCTCTGCTGCAAGGTCAACCATGTTATGAACCAGATAATGTAGTCTCACATGCTACATATGCTTTCAATGCATATTATCAGAAGATGGCTAAATCTCCTGGGACTTGTGATTTCAAAGGGGTTGCAACCATCACCACCACGGACCCAA GTCATGGTTCTTGTATATTTCCTGGAAG TTTTGGTAAAAAAGGCTCCAAAATAAATGGCACATTACTGGCCCCATCCAACTCCACAAGTTCAGGTTGCTTGTCACAATATCACTACAATGGTGGATCTTTCACAAGCTCTGTGATCTTAGTTGCTTTACTTTTGAATGTATTTGTCATGTAA